Genomic window (Argopecten irradians isolate NY chromosome 13, Ai_NY, whole genome shotgun sequence):
ataaataattacatgatGCTCACAAAAACATGATTTCACAATCGATTCTTACTTTCAAGGGCTGATAACTCAagtcaaaatgaataaaatgtctGACAAGACTTGGATTCAAACCCAGGAGGCACACTCACTCAATTGACAATTATCTACCAACAAAATCTAACTgttatacctacatgtataggttGTCGCCATTGACCATCAGCATGCTTGATCCAATTCTTTGTACTGCAGTCAGAGGCATTAAGTCAGCTCAGatcccaatttttttttttctggaaaagaaaaataaagaaaaggaGTTATCTTTAAGATGGTATTATTTAAGGCACAACCTGAAATAATTTGTGCTTATTGTCTGTTATTGATATTGATGAAAGGCAACAAGGGAGAGTAGTAAAGCCTTGATCCTTATTGAAAGATTTGTTTGGGAGAAAATTTAAGACAATATACAAGTTTTGATGATATACACATACTTTTTTTTCTAGTGTAtttcactctaaagtaatgtccggaaccggagtctgacaTCAAAAAAGTCGACTTTTAACTTTTTCCCTtagaaaagtagaaaaaaaattagggcCGGGGGGGTAAAAAGTTAGGGTCAGTCTGGTAACCCTAAACTGAGATATTTTTATTTGCCTAATGTAAAACCGGATTGtaacatgtatgtaaaaaatgacaaaattgtaATGTTGTTGTTTACTACCATGTTCGACCCAGGCCAtctataaaatagaaaaaataaaaagtagatctattgtatattattttcatttattttatttttcctgaTATCAAAAAgaataatttttcatatcatGCTACACAATAAATGGGAATTGGTATGATTGataggatatttttttttttttttttgtaaaatcagGAATTTTCATACCTATTTCGGGTTACTATGACCCATCCACGACGGCAGCCTAAACAATGCTTCATGTGTTGTCTGTTCGACTgctttcatatttcattttcatgtaagTAAAGTATTGTCATACCCTGCTGgtgtttgttttaaataatgtacatcaTGTTGTATCAAAAACTTTATTATTCAACCAGAATATCCTTTCAAAATGATGGAGACAGCCATTGAGCTTGACCCATTTCGTCTAAGGGCACCGGGTCTTACGGTAACAAAGGTGTGAAAAGACCAGTCAGATACAATTACCCCAGTGTGACATTACTTATACAGGGCTTCAGTTACAGGCTAATTGtttcacacctcttttgtttacattaacaatCTATAGGCTTAATTGCTCTGCCCAAGCCGTGTCAAAACCAGCTACCGGATGATGGGAGTTTTGGAAAGATCGTAATGCCATTTATTTTTCTCATCGCTGAAAAGAGATTTTTTGCAACCACAGGAAGAAAATTTTGTGGTCGCTGGTCGCGTTAGAGAGATGGTCGTTTAATagagttaaaatatataatgaaaatgcTTGGGAGGAACTGAAGTGGTCGTATAGAGCAAAGGGTCCCTTAAATTACTACAGATGGTCGTTAGTACAGATTCGactgtattttttttctattttttttcccAATAATTTACTGGATTTTTCAATTAATAGATTTAAACCTAATAATTGCAAAAAGATAGCCCTCAcaatatttaatcaatattttgcataattttCTGATGTTTCAAAAACATTATTACAGCATTGTGgattgttaaaattttatgaaacttgttTCCGTTTTTGTTCTGATCGATACATGTAGGTCAATTAAAATAATCTTAACAGTTTAATTTTaagtttctaaataaaaaaaatcagggATGCAGAGTGGGGGAGGGATTACACATATGTATAGAGAGCATCTGAATCGCTGAAATGACATCTTTGGTAAGCTTCTGggtttgatgtacatgtagatctatgTTTATACTTTCTTCGACTgaactttttttctaaattcatgttacaatgtatactaaatttgtttataattaatgaataaaatcAGGTAAATTCATTGAGGCTTAATGAACAATCGTAGAAATGAAATAGGAAAAAATACATAGAATTCTAGTATGTATTTAGATGACCCGAAACAGCTTACATGCTTAATGTTAGGCCTACATTACAAACACTTTTTTAACCGTGAAAGTATTTCTGCTACCAATCATTTTTGAGCCAAGAATAATTTGAATTTCGTATAACTTGTTCTGGATTTTATACCGTAAGCATCCACATGATCCAACAATGAGTTTTCTTGAAGTCCGTGTGCTAGTTGAAAGGTTTTTATGAACGTGTGTATTGTAAAACCTTTGGcgcaaaataaacaaaactgaAAGCGGAAGACGTAACACGAcaactaaaattaaaattgggTCCGGAAATGCCGGAATATTTTTGCCGGTATTGTATTATCAAACACCATTAAAAaccacagtttttttttttttttttttgattcaGTAAACTAGCATTGCTGTTTTCAATTAGTTTCGAATCTGTAAACATTGTAACGTTACATAACGAGTTTTGATTCAGTTTGATCAGTATACTGATGTACAACGATAATTTTTCAATGAAagctttaattttgttttactggagttattgcccttgtCTTATTTGTCTTATTTGCATCACCAGCTTCACTTCGAGAAGATTCTCGAATGATGGAATATGAAGCCCTATCTCTATACTGGATACAATCTTGATTTGTTGCTTGGAGCCTTGGGCATTATTTTCTTAGAGTACGTTCATACTTATGTATTTCTATTACCTACATGTAGCTTTTCCTTTACTTGACAGGCACTTTTAATCAACTGCCGGTGTTTAATTAAAAACTGTATTTATACGTGTTCATATACATAGATTTGtttgttgaaaataaataaaaccgATTGTTTTTCCTTGTGGCTATGAGTTTTGtctaaaattttacaaacaGAAAGTTCACATTACATGCGAATCCACTGATGATGTTTCTTTTCATGTAATTTCTCTTCAGAACATGTCAAATTGTGTCCAAGACACGGTTATTTCTCGtttaataactttgatatgacGAATCAGGTGTACTTTGAGTAATGTTTCATGAGTATGTCGAATAATTGATGAGctcattataaaatatttccaGCTCGTTTGGAATTCCGGAATTTTTATCCGCGTGACCATTTTGCTTATTAGACGTAAAGCATCATTTCCCGTTTTCCACCTTTGTTGTTCGTGTGTAAACAATGCTACAACAGAAAAATCAACATAAACAACGGAATGGAGTATAATATTGTAAGTGTAACGATTGCTAAGTCTACTTTACTTACTTAAGTAGCTAATGGACACAATGCATGTTGTCAGAATGTTTGATTATGACCAAAATACCATTCCATATTTTCGAGTTTCCTGCTTCAAAATGTGTGTTGCGGAATCAATTTCTGTTAATCAGTCgaaattctttttaaaaaaatcgcgtttttaatgttaaataatatttatatctattcTGAAGAGTTATTTCGGCAATATTTTATGTCTCTTTATCTATCATATGGATTAataattcatataaatatttaaaaaagtaCAGTTTGTTTTGGAATGAACGAGTTAGTTATGATCAATCCtattatttatatgtagatGGTTGTCGCCAAAATTAATCCAAATGCATTAACATGACACTGTAGGACAACTGACAGCGTTTTGTTATCCATGACCATCACTGATTCTTATTGAATCAACATGTCTTCAAAGTTTGAACTGTATATTTTTGTCACAAGTTCCATGTGTAGTTTAACTAGGTCAACATAAAACGTTTAGCTCCGCCCACAATTGTCCTagattttgatcaattttaacTGAATTAATTACTTTTAGTCACTTTGTTATTGTCATATTATTAATTGATTAGTATCATGCCATTAAAGTattttcacatacatttttgaaaatcataattacatgtacacatgcATGTACTCCACATACAAGGTGTGCATCTGTACAGCTTTAGGTGCACATGCACTTGGTTCATACGGTTTTGTAAATGAATAATAAGATTGCTTAAACTATTTCAAATAggacattattttatttgatttaaaatgatattattatCCATATTATGCATATGTATTTCAGGAAAATAATATCAAGTTTGATTAAATGTAAACTTCATTTCAGTATTGTTGGGAGTTCTGATCACTTGTTTAATGACAAAGTTGCTCAATAACTTTATGGTTTCTTAAGTTATAATTTGTTATTATCAATTTATTCATAAAGGGCTTAGGCCCTCATCCAATGCCCACTTTACAATTTATTCTGCTTTACCTTTTTCAATTTGGCCAATgtgaattataaataaaaaaagatttttttttattaaagtggtaatgggaaataaaatatatagatgaGATGCATGGTTAAAAAAATCCTaacacaatttaattttaaagtttCCTTATTGAATTATGTGAGAGAAGTTTTTTGAATTTTAAAGTTTCCTTTTTGAATTATGTGAGATTTTCAATTTCAGCATCACATACACTAGTTAGTTTATTATGATGAAAATCATCTCATTCATTACATTGTAGTAAGTATTAATCTGTATATTCAAGATCTAGAGGAGCCAAAGAATTtacaaatagaaaattaaaaaaaaatagaggtTTGCAGGTTACCAGGTATAAATTTGTTAGATATGATTCTCACAGAGTTGTCTTATCTgatttgatttatgaaaaaggtAAATTCTTACTTTACAATGGTTACTGtaatattgcaatatttttgttctgttttgttTAGGTAGTTAATTTAAGTtctaatattaaaaacaaaataccttAAGCAAAATTTGCTTTAGATTTAAAAGTTGGGTCCCTCTCAGATGAAATGGGGTCCCACTCCAGATAAAATGGATATGGGGTCTCACTCAGATAAAATGGGGTCCCTCGCAGATAAAATAGGGTCCCTCTCGGATAAAATGGGGTCCCACTCAGGTAAAATGCGTTCCCTAGATGCATAGTTTGAATGGACTTTTTTCTGTGTATAAAGATAGGGAATGGCATAAAGCAAAACCTGATacagaacaaaaaaataaatatgtgaaaaaaaatttaaacaagaatGAATGTTTAAAGGGCCCAGCTATAGTAAACTCTTGATAATCCAGACACTTTTGATCCAAGCCTAAATCTCCCTAATTACAAATTTTCCGTACGGTTGAGTTTTGTTAATTACGACTTTACCTGTTCCCTAACATTTCCGTCCCCACTGAGTGTTTTCCGGATTATCATTATTCTGATGATATCAGGGGATATCACTATGATTATACGGTAATTaaacaagagaaaaaaaaatggcctAAGGTTCCCATCCAtgtttcaaaatcaaatatttttctaatAGTAATATCATATATACCAACATATTATTGTGTTGCATCGAAATTTTGCATAACTCACGAACAATTTGATTATTAATTAAGTGTGTAAATATTTTAAGCACACTTATTTATTCTAGAGTAGCACCATATGACTTTacatcattaaaaaataaacaaaagtaatCAGATTAACTCATGTATGTCTATCctgtatttgtataataaagagttatctgcccttgcaggtaggtattgattgtgacttgATGTACTTGCAAGCTTAACACCATAATTTTAAGAAGACATGAATTTCGCTcaaaatgatgatgtcacaatagatacctatctgcaaggggtataatgtcatattatgcaaagacggaatataaaTGTGTACATTAATATTGCAAACATCAGGGTtcgaattttacattttttgtcacttgCAAAAAATAGCAGGTGCCCTAAATTTGTACTTGctaaaaaagttttaaattgcAATTAAATATCGGAATTCAAATcacaattttgttaaatataaaatcatttatttttgcatgatgatATGAGGTGTATgggtacattatgtatatcaacaacattattgtaaaaaCTGTGTCTTCATATTTTCCATTAGAACAATATTTCACAATCGATATgtcatttttacagttgtccATGAAAAAAACTACTTGCTAAAATAAGCAAgtccatatttttttcacttgctTTTCTGGTATATCTACTTGCAAAAAGCAATTAAAACAGTCTAAAATTCGAGCCCTGCAAACATGACATGGATaaagtattgattttattgaatttattttagaaaaataaaatagtaaaatgtcattattttaattgtaatttttatgtaatttttcaGATATGGAGATGAAGAAGAAAGGACTGGAACTGGAAGTCAGTAGAAAAGAGCAGCAGGGAAATGAGAAATATTGGATGTTTCTGACATGTATGACTGTTGGTGCACGTGGTCGATCATCTACAAGATGTGCTCACAGACACACTGTCATGAAGAGGTTCATCAGCAAACCTGCAGGGCACCAGCTACTGGACATCAAGGGAAAATACATCACCTATTTCTGATATAACTTTATAGTATAAAGGACAATGAGATCTTCATTTTCATCATTTggttaaaaaacttttcaatgaaGCAATCTGCACCATGAAGAGaaactttatacaaactataccACCTCAGTCGAATTGTGAATGTTTTCAATCATATTGACTTGAAAATCGAAAGTGTCAGAATCTATAAATCAGAATGAACTTTATAGTGCTATCCAATGAAGAATTTATATTACAAGTTGACAATTTCAGTAAAGATGGTGTCAGGATGTCACGcatgtgtgacagtgttacgGAAAGGGTTTGAGGAAACGCTTTAACCCAGACATGGATGGCAATCAGTGTCAGGTGTGTCTGAACTACTTCATTGATCACACCTCATTACAAAATCATATAGAGACTCACACAAAACGcgagttatatacatgtatagtgacATTAAAGTCGGCTTTGTCACAACTTCGACAAACAGGCCAGTGGTTCAGTTTAAGTCCATCTGTGGAGAAGAACGAAGCAAGCATACGATTGAGTTTGGAACAGGCGCGACAAACAGAGGAAAATTTAGCTGCCCAAATGCAGACAAATTTAGCAACATCAACGCAGTCAAGTCTCGAAACAGCTGCAGCTGTGACTCTAGTCGAGAAATTAAATCGTCAGACTGAACTAGCAGAATCGGCACAACTCGAAAATCAGAATGCTGAAAATTTGGACGGAATAGATATGTCTAATGCCTCTGCAAGTGACTTGCAAAAATATGCACTGAGTGTCGGCAATGGGAAGGCTTTTAGTTGTGATACGTGTGGACGTGTGTTTGGTACAAGTTTTGCACTGCGACGTCATACAATGAGCCACAATAACGAACGGCCAGACAAGTGTGATATTTGTGGTAAAGGATTCATCGGTAAACAAAATCTGGAGGTTCACCGACGCGTTCACACAGGGGAGAAACCATATGCTTGCGAGGTCTGTGGCAAGAaattttcacaacatggatcaTTGTATAAGCACCGGGAGAGACATGGACGATGTTTCAAACCACAAGAACCAGGCTCAGAACCATATCCATTAGACTCTTCTCATAGCGAAAGTGACCTCAAAATGGATGGTTCAGGGTCATTTTCGGCGGAAGAAGGAATGGCAACAAGCACTGGAGGGCCAAGTATAGAGAATAGGGGTCAAGAGGTCACAGCGCCAGTTCAAGGCCATCCTCCAAATTTGGAACTGGATCTTAGTAAGGCTGTTAGCAGTCATCAGACCCAGGCTGGTAACCTCCCCAACATGAATTTTGACCTTCCTgcacaaggtcaaggtcatcaacaGGGTCAAGGCCATCAACAGGGTCAGGGTCATTcacagggtcaaggtcattcacaaCGTCAAGGTCATGAACATGCTCAAGGTCATGCTGAAAGTCATGCACAAGAGCATGGTCATAGCCATCATCATGAGCAGATACAAGCACAAGGCCGAATTGGTGCCATACAGCACACCAGCATGTCAAAACACAATGCCTCTGTGGAGCAAGGCCATGAAATGCCGACTCCAGTGTTGGCTGCTGAGGAAAATGAAAAAGGACTTCAGGATAGGAATCTGGAGGATGAGGCCGGAACATCTCAAGTTGAAAGTTTGAAACAGAATCTCAAAGACGATGACCCTATGCTAGCAGAGGAAGAAATGAAGACCGAAAGCCAGAAGCAAGAAGAGATGGAGTATCTGTTAAGTAAAATGGATCCATCGCAGTTGTCGCCAGGACGATCAAAATCTGGTGACGATGGTCTGCAGTGTAAATTTTGTCTGATAAAATGTTCTTCAATATTTGAGCTACAGTCTCATTGTAGTAAGTACCACACTGGACAAAAACCTTACCGTTGTAACGTGTGTGGAAAACGGTTTAGTGCTAGCTTCTGTCTGCGACGTCACATCATGCTACACACAGGAGAGAAACCCCATAGGTGTCCATACTGTCACAAAGGATTCATAGAGAAACAACATCTTCAGAGTCATATCCGCATACACACTGGCGAAAAACCATATAAATGTCACGTCTGCTCGAAAAGTTTTACACAATATGGGACACTTCATAATCATCTTCAGACACACAACAAGGAGGCATCGCCGGAATCTCTGTCTACGAAAACGGAGAACAAAGAGGAGCCAACGCCAGAGCAGGCGCCACCGGCATCAACACCACAACAGACAACAACTGCCTCCCACCACCCTACGCTGTCACACCATCTGTCGAAACAACAAGATATTCCTAAGGAGTTAGAGGGTCAAATTAATCCCGAGCTTCTCCTCAGCGGGATGCAGGGAATCCCGTCACTCAGTAATCCTCTTCTACAGTTCTCACAAGCGCTTCATCTACAAATGCAGTTGTATACAAGGGAATTGGAGAGTCGGAAATCTTCCATGACTCAAATGGAAGGCGAGTTTGAAGGAACGGAAGCAGAAAGTAATGGggaacaaggggagataattcctGGTAAATATCCCGAGGCTACTCCAGCAACGCTGCCGAGCAAGGAAGAATTGGCAGCAGCTAAGGAGGCTGTTATTGCAAAGCTGAATAGCGCTGCCGCACCAAATATCCACGTAAAAAAAGAACAGTTAGAGCAGGCCGCTAATTTAGTTGAAAATGGATTCGGAAATTCTCTTGGACAGATTACCGCCCCGAATGTGGACCTTTCAGTTTTATCAAACAAAGAACTAGAAGCTATGGCTGCAGCAGTTACAGATAAACGACACAAGTGTGATTATTGTCAGAGTCAGTTCAATTCGCCGATAACGTTAGAAAGACACATGCGTACGCATCGAGGCCAGAAGCCGTTTTTGTGTCACTACTGTCAGAAGAGCTTCACAACTAGTTACTGTTTGCGTCGACACGTAATGACACACACGGGCGAGCGTCCACATGCTTGTCCAACATGCGGTAAGCGCTTCATCGAAAAGCAGCATCTGATGATACACACGAGAATTCATACGGGGGAGAAGCcttatcaatgtaaatactgcggGAAAAGATTTCCACAAGGGGGATCACTCTATCGCCATGTTCAGATTCATTTAAAaggaaaatcagttaaaattaAAGATGAACCGAATGTCTCAGAGCAACTCTCAGAAGCTATTCAGAATTATCAACTTGAGCAGAAGCCCCCAGAATTGGACGAGTCAAGTTCAAGTACCTACAGCTCAACTCACATGCAGTCTGCTCCATTAGACGCTTCTGTATCTACACATGCTATATCGACACCACAACATACAATCGCTTCAAGTTCTCACCAGGAAAAACTGGATTCAGCTCTTCTGTATGCTCACGATATTCTACGCAATCGACACCTCGATGAAAACCACCAACCAAACTTCCAACCTAACGTCAGTTTAGAAAACAAAGCAGCTGAATCAAATATACCTGAGGATCTTAGCAATATCAGGTTTATTGATTCAAACGAGACGGCGGCTATGGTAAAGGAAGGTgagaagggagacaactcccaAAATGAACAAAGAAATATCGACCTGACAGCAGCTGCCTACCAAGCCGCGTTCTCGCCGACTTACTTGAGCCAGATTCAAAAGTATGATGTTGCACGCTCTGCTGGCTTGCAGTACCAGGATGCTAAAGGAAAATCCAGTGGAACTTTAAGTGAAGATGAAACAAAATTTGATGTAATCTCGGACATGGTGAGGCGCGATTACCTACAACATCAGTATAACTTCCTGTTTGGAAACATAGATGCCCGCACTGTACTTATTCCTAAAgaagggggaacagaaattCCTCAAACTGTGGATAGCCAGGATGATAAACTCACTGCTCCTGATGAACTTCCAATAAATCTGACCGACAATAGGTATCCTCCGACAGAGGTCGAGAAAGCAGTGGAGACTGCTGCCATCCCTCAGCCTGCCGATTACAGCATAGGGTCGCATCGTCTCAGTGCGGCCACTACCTTGTCACAACAACAAGCCCAGGAGTACAACGCGGCTGTGGAAACGATTGCAGCAACAcaacagcagcaacaacaacacCTTATTCCTGCACCTTCTGAGATGCACAGTGACTCAAACGACACCCGCGATGCTGTTGTTTCAACTGTCGTTTACCCATGCAATGTCTGTGGTCAGCAGTGTGAATCTTTACCAGCGCTGGTGTACCACTTACGCGAGCATACTGGTAGTACCGAGTTAAGATGTGAAATTTGCGGTGAGACTTTCACAGTAGCAGAACATCTTATTATACACTATCAGTCACACGCTGTAGAACGGGCAATGTTACAGACTGAACAGCTACAGAGCCCCGCCGCTAATGGTACACTGCTGAAGGACAGTCAAATTCCTGTAGAGGGCGCTGTAACTGATGTTCACACTGCTCAACAGGTGGCGCCATTAGAGGATGTCAGACCAACTGAATTATTCCATCATATACCAACAACGGAGCAGTTATCCGATCCATCGAATGTTCCAGTTACGGTAACACATCACCATGCTGTAGAGGGATATGCCCCCGGGGCTGTCATTTCACACGGAGTTAGCGACACTCATGTTGGTGTAATCATGCGACAGGACTCTtctcaagttcaaggtcaccgACACTCTCAAGGTCATGGCCAAGGGCACAGTCAAGGTCATAATGGTACAAGTAACACAAAAAGTGACCTTGACCACCAGATTCAGCCCCATCATTCAGATATTGCTGCGACAAATCAGGACTCAGAGAATCAGAAATCATCTGATAGCGAGGATGATGATTTAGACGGGACGATCAGCGACCATCATCCGTTAGCTACCTCTACCCCATCCCATCCTCATGTAGCTCATCCTTCAACTATTGTTGAGAACACGCATTCACAGTCTGTCTCCTATTCTATGTCAGACAAACTGACTGGAGAAGGAATTCCAAAGTTTATAGAGACTGGTAACATCCTCAGTTCATTCTCTGAACTTGCTAGCCAAGTCATGCAGAGAAACCTCGGAAGAACACCACTTCCAACTCCGGTATTCCCAAGCACCAGCGGATTCCAGAGCACCAGTCATGTGGAACCGGCGCCGGTCGCGTCTCCAGCGACATCTGTGAAACAAGAGTCTACCGTCCAAGTTACCCCAACCCGGAGCCCTGTTACTGACAGCGCTGACGAATCGTTATCACTTTCAAATGCAAAACCATTCGTGTGTGAAATTTGTCACAAACAATTCATGAACAAACGTAGCTTTTATCGCCACGTACGTTTACACACGGGTGAACAGTTGTGTAAGTGTGAAATATGTGGTAAGGGATTCACCGGCGTGTTTGGTTTACGACGTCACATGGTTGGACACAGTGGGGACAAACCGCACAAATGTGAGTTCTGTGGGAAAGGTTTCATAGAGAAACAGCATCTCGAATCTCATAGACGTATTCATACTGGAGAAAAACCGTTCAAATGTGACTATTGTGGTAAACGGTTTACCCAGTATGGCACGCTTCATCGACACAAACGTACACACACCAAGGAGAAGCCTTATGGCTGTCCACATTGCCCAAAACGGTTCGGAGAAAATCGCCAGCTTACCCATCACTTAAAGGTTCACAACCCTGGTGGTGAAGTGAAAGAAGAGGAGGAGAAAGAGAAAGATAGTGGAGAAACAAACTAGAACAACATCTAAGTTACTGGGCCCAACCTGTTCAAAGTTTAGTTTTGTAAtgttaacaaattttaaaagttctaaaaaaaattgtcagaaATTGGTAGTATAGGtttgaaattttatgatattGAGTTCACATGGCATAAATTATAATACTGGACATTTTAATTGCTATGGAATGCATCATTGgttttaaacatttgaaaaggaactgaaattttattttaaaattacattttttttcagatagAAGCAAACAAAACTTTGAACAGAGggctaaatattttaattagaatTTTAGCTGATGAAGTTATAGATCTTTTGGGGTAAATgccattttattgtaatatgtaACCCACAGGTGGGACTAGAACTTTAGATGTAAAATGCTAAATATAGTGTAACTTGTCTTATCTGGTCGTCATCAGGACCATCATATTTGGCCGGTATAGCCTGATTTcaggattatacaggttttaattaggccaaaaaaaatatgtctatttaGGGTTACATTCTGAGGTGGAACTTCccactttttaaaaaaaaatcctagaaaagtgggaaaaaaaattagggtcggttatttttttttgccttaatATAAACTAATACCGAAAATGCCATACAATTATGTCACAATACACAATGGTCCTGATAAGACAAGAGCTGGTTTTGACAAATTATGCTGTATTACTCTTATCAAAAAATTGTTATCTATATGGTTTCCCTATTGTAGTTGATATTCTGCCTTTAAAGCTGTAGTATTAGAAAGAGAAAATCTTGATTTGCTATACAGTGTTGCCTGGTAGTTTCTCATATCTTAATTTAGTAATGATGATTATATAGTTAGATAGGTTTTAGATGTGAAAGATGACCCTTAAATAATTAAAGCTGGGTGATTTTctgtaaatgtaaatgatttCTGTTTGAAATACAATTCATAAGGCAGATTAATTTCAAGAATTGAATATGAATTTCATAAATCTGAGAAAAGATATATTGTCTTGAATGCTAATTTTCCTCTTTTTCTTAGCAAAAGTCGaataatttttttctgtagAATTAATTGATACTGTAACTTTTTATTAGAGCAAATTATTCTAAGAAGTTTTATTAAAAGgacaaaaatgtaaaagatatatacatgtaattcttttaatatcaaatttctttttgtttcatgAAAATTTCAAACAGTGAAAGTAACATTTTTCCCAATGTAACTAAGTATATTTAATGAAATTCACTAACAGTAAAATAATTATTCTAATATTTGTTAATGATATTGATAACTGACTTATGTTTTTGTGCTTTCCTTACAACTTACAACCATTTGTAGTTTCATTTCAATACTGTTAACCAACTGTCTCTTGTGGCTACTTGATTTCacgattttaatttcaaaataagtttgtGAATTTAAACATTAACTTTtgcaaatttaaaaattaaatgcaaatttatatcaatataagcGAGGTTCATATGCATTCGCAGAgacaaaatttcacaaatttaCTGTGATTGAGTGATTGATGAGAAATTCACGAAATTAAATCGCACACGAAAAAAGTTGGTGAACCGTATCTTTTTTATGTGCTACCCTGTACCTTACGTGTGTAAGAGAACAAAAACCCTGTTAATTTTG
Coding sequences:
- the LOC138305468 gene encoding zinc finger protein Xfin-like, which encodes MDGNQCQVCLNYFIDHTSLQNHIETHTKRELYTCIVTLKSALSQLRQTGQWFSLSPSVEKNEASIRLSLEQARQTEENLAAQMQTNLATSTQSSLETAAAVTLVEKLNRQTELAESAQLENQNAENLDGIDMSNASASDLQKYALSVGNGKAFSCDTCGRVFGTSFALRRHTMSHNNERPDKCDICGKGFIGKQNLEVHRRVHTGEKPYACEVCGKKFSQHGSLYKHRERHGRCFKPQEPGSEPYPLDSSHSESDLKMDGSGSFSAEEGMATSTGGPSIENRGQEVTAPVQGHPPNLELDLSKAVSSHQTQAGNLPNMNFDLPAQGQGHQQGQGHQQGQGHSQGQGHSQRQGHEHAQGHAESHAQEHGHSHHHEQIQAQGRIGAIQHTSMSKHNASVEQGHEMPTPVLAAEENEKGLQDRNLEDEAGTSQVESLKQNLKDDDPMLAEEEMKTESQKQEEMEYLLSKMDPSQLSPGRSKSGDDGLQCKFCLIKCSSIFELQSHCSKYHTGQKPYRCNVCGKRFSASFCLRRHIMLHTGEKPHRCPYCHKGFIEKQHLQSHIRIHTGEKPYKCHVCSKSFTQYGTLHNHLQTHNKEASPESLSTKTENKEEPTPEQAPPASTPQQTTTASHHPTLSHHLSKQQDIPKELEGQINPELLLSGMQGIPSLSNPLLQFSQALHLQMQLYTRELESRKSSMTQMEGEFEGTEAESNGEQGEIIPGKYPEATPATLPSKEELAAAKEAVIAKLNSAAAPNIHVKKEQLEQAANLVENGFGNSLGQITAPNVDLSVLSNKELEAMAAAVTDKRHKCDYCQSQFNSPITLERHMRTHRGQKPFLCHYCQKSFTTSYCLRRHVMTHTGERPHACPTCGKRFIEKQHLMIHTRIHTGEKPYQCKYCGKRFPQGGSLYRHVQIHLKGKSVKIKDEPNVSEQLSEAIQNYQLEQKPPELDESSSSTYSSTHMQSAPLDASVSTHAISTPQHTIASSSHQEKLDSALLYAHDILRNRHLDENHQPNFQPNVSLENKAAESNIPEDLSNIRFIDSNETAAMVKEGEKGDNSQNEQRNIDLTAAAYQAAFSPTYLSQIQKYDVARSAGLQYQDAKGKSSGTLSEDETKFDVISDMVRRDYLQHQYNFLFGNIDARTVLIPKEGGTEIPQTVDSQDDKLTAPDELPINLTDNRYPPTEVEKAVETAAIPQPADYSIGSHRLSAATTLSQQQAQEYNAAVETIAATQQQQQQHLIPAPSEMHSDSNDTRDAVVSTVVYPCNVCGQQCESLPALVYHLREHTGSTELRCEICGETFTVAEHLIIHYQSHAVERAMLQTEQLQSPAANGTLLKDSQIPVEGAVTDVHTAQQVAPLEDVRPTELFHHIPTTEQLSDPSNVPVTVTHHHAVEGYAPGAVISHGVSDTHVGVIMRQDSSQVQGHRHSQGHGQGHSQGHNGTSNTKSDLDHQIQPHHSDIAATNQDSENQKSSDSEDDDLDGTISDHHPLATSTPSHPHVAHPSTIVENTHSQSVSYSMSDKLTGEGIPKFIETGNILSSFSELASQVMQRNLGRTPLPTPVFPSTSGFQSTSHVEPAPVASPATSVKQESTVQVTPTRSPVTDSADESLSLSNAKPFVCEICHKQFMNKRSFYRHVRLHTGEQLCKCEICGKGFTGVFGLRRHMVGHSGDKPHKCEFCGKGFIEKQHLESHRRIHTGEKPFKCDYCGKRFTQYGTLHRHKRTHTKEKPYGCPHCPKRFGENRQLTHHLKVHNPGGEVKEEEEKEKDSGETN